CTATGTTAAGagggtactctctctctctctctctctcgcttaaAACCTAATttcgttttattttatttatttatttattttgtgtgtgtgtgccaATCAAGGGTGACCAAGCATCAATCATAGGAGGAGTAATAGAATACATCAAGGAATTGCACCAGGTTCTTCAATCTTTGGAgtccaagaagagaagaaagagctTAAGCCCTAGCCCTAGTCCTAGTCCAAGGCAACTACAAGTACTAACTCCtccccctcttcctcctcctactCCTGAAAGTCCTTTTGGGCTTGAAAATGTTAAGGAACTTGGCGCGAGCTGCAATTCTCATGTTGCAGATGTTGAGGCCAAGATCTCCGGTTCCAACGTTATTCTTAAAACAATATCTAAGAGAATTCCTGGACAAATTGTGAAAATAATCAGTCTCTTGGAGAAACTTGGATTTGAGATCCTCCATATCAGCATCAGTAGCATGGAAGACACTGTCTTATACTCATTTGTCATTAAGGTATGTGTTGCACTACTCTTGGATTTGAAGTTCCAACATTCTCTTTTCGATAAATAACTTATCGATCGCGTTTATTAGCCAAACATCGAATTATCATGTTGGGGAGAGATTAGCAAACTCTTGAAAATAAGAAATCTAATTTGTGTATTGAAGATGAACAATCATTAAAAGTAAAATGATCAACACAGTTGTGATAAGAGAATAAATatgtttttagggtttcatcTGACCTCTCAATTATGAACTTCTCTAAATTAGGTTATGCCCACAAGAACATCAAATGTTCAATTTGAGACTT
This Macadamia integrifolia cultivar HAES 741 chromosome 10, SCU_Mint_v3, whole genome shotgun sequence DNA region includes the following protein-coding sequences:
- the LOC122090737 gene encoding transcription factor MUTE, which encodes MAHIAVERNRRRQMNEHLRALRSLTPCFYVKRGDQASIIGGVIEYIKELHQVLQSLESKKRRKSLSPSPSPSPRQLQVLTPPPLPPPTPESPFGLENVKELGASCNSHVADVEAKISGSNVILKTISKRIPGQIVKIISLLEKLGFEILHISISSMEDTVLYSFVIKIGLECQLSVEDLVVEVQQSF